The proteins below come from a single Candidatus Eisenbacteria bacterium genomic window:
- a CDS encoding type Z 30S ribosomal protein S14, with the protein MAKKCLIEQWKHHRVKFDVRHRNRCHRCGRPRGYLRKFGLCRICFRELALFGQIPGVVKASW; encoded by the coding sequence ATGGCCAAGAAGTGCCTCATCGAGCAGTGGAAGCACCACCGCGTGAAGTTCGACGTGCGTCACCGCAACCGGTGCCACCGCTGCGGGCGTCCGCGCGGCTACCTTCGGAAATTTGGACTGTGCCGCATCTGCTTCCGGGAACTCGCCCTGTTCGGGCAGATCCCGGGCGTGGTCAAGGCCAGCTGGTAG
- the rpsH gene encoding 30S ribosomal protein S8, with translation MATTDPVSDFLTSVRNACRAKHRRVDVPASRMKQALAELLVREHFISHFKPVGEAKKPSLRLYLKYDEEDNSVIQGLRRVSSPGRRVYVNKDKLPRVMGGMGTCVVSTSSGILSDKEARAKGLGGEVVCYVW, from the coding sequence ATGGCGACGACCGATCCCGTTTCCGACTTTCTGACCAGCGTTCGGAACGCGTGCCGCGCAAAGCACCGGCGCGTGGACGTGCCCGCCTCGCGCATGAAGCAGGCGCTGGCCGAGCTGCTGGTCCGGGAGCATTTCATCAGTCACTTCAAGCCGGTGGGCGAGGCGAAGAAGCCCTCGCTGCGCCTGTACCTCAAGTACGACGAAGAGGACAACAGCGTGATCCAGGGCCTGCGGCGGGTGTCGTCGCCGGGCCGGCGGGTCTACGTGAACAAGGACAAGCTGCCCCGCGTGATGGGCGGCATGGGCACCTGCGTGGTGTCCACATCGTCCGGCATCCTCTCCGACAAGGAGGCCCGCGCGAAGGGCCTCGGCGGAGAGGTTGTTTGTTACGTCTGGTAG
- the rplF gene encoding 50S ribosomal protein L6 produces MSRVGKMIIPLPKGVTVTADGGEVRVKGPKGELARPVLDDTRVVIEGAQARVELHESAPRGADARHGTMRANLANMVHGVTEGFSRTLEINGVGYRAAMDGKRKLVLQLGYSHPINFELPEGVEAAVEGNNRIVLRSINKELLGQTAANVRGFRPPEPYKGKGIKYEGEHIIRKAGKTAGSS; encoded by the coding sequence ATGTCGCGAGTAGGCAAGATGATCATCCCCCTTCCGAAGGGCGTGACCGTGACCGCCGACGGCGGTGAGGTCCGCGTGAAGGGGCCCAAAGGCGAGCTGGCGCGCCCGGTCCTGGACGACACCCGCGTGGTGATCGAGGGGGCGCAGGCGCGTGTCGAGCTCCACGAGAGCGCGCCGCGCGGCGCCGATGCGCGCCACGGCACCATGCGGGCCAACCTGGCCAACATGGTCCACGGCGTGACCGAAGGCTTCAGCCGCACGCTGGAGATCAACGGCGTGGGCTACCGCGCGGCGATGGACGGGAAGCGCAAGCTGGTGCTCCAGCTGGGCTATTCCCACCCCATCAACTTCGAGCTTCCGGAGGGTGTGGAGGCCGCGGTGGAGGGGAACAACCGGATCGTGCTCCGGAGCATCAACAAGGAGCTGCTGGGCCAGACCGCGGCCAACGTCCGCGGTTTCCGTCCTCCCGAGCCCTACAAGGGCAAGGGCATCAAGTACGAGGGCGAGCACATCATCCGCAAGGCCGGCAAGACCGCCGGTTCGAGCTAG